A segment of the Chloroflexota bacterium genome:
GTTTGGCGGACTGGCGGAGGGACAAAACGATGACAAACGCGTTGACTTATTTGGAGAAACTAATGCGTGAGACACAAAAATCCGAGGCTGAGGTGATGACTTTGGCCTTCCAGACTGGCCTACGGCAGTTATGGCGGGAGCGCATCTTGGGCCGCTACCTGCGCGGGGAGATCGCCCGTGATGAGGCCATCGAAGCCGTGGGCATTGATTGGGTGGAGTTAGCCGAACGCCAGCACAAAGCAATGATGGAGGACCTGGCGTGGGCACTGGGGAACTGAGTATCGCTGTAGCAGACGCTGGCCCGCTCATCCACCTGACCGAGATCGGCTGCCTGCCGCTCTTGCGTATCTTCGATGCTTTGCACATCCCAGACGCAGTGTGGTCGGAGACTGTCGAACAGGATCGCGTTCCACGGGATGATGTTCTAAAACTAAGCACTGTTCAGCGGCACACCTTGTCACAGTCAGAGGTCACGCGGTTCACACAGGAAAACAGTCTTGAGGATCTGCACGATGGCGAACGCGAATGCCTTTATCTTTGCCAGCAGATAGGTGTCTCCATTCTGTTAACCGATGACCTGGCTGTACGGGATGCCGCCAAGCGTCTGAATCTGACAGCAGTAGGCTCCTTGGGTATCGTGGTCCGGGCTTACCGATTGGGACACATCTCACTGGCCGATGCAGAACAGCACATCACGGATCTCTACGACGTGAGCAGTCTTTTTGCCACACGGACGATTGTGGAACTGGCGATCGAACAACTGCGCAAGCACTCTGGTCAAGGCTGATGTGACACCTGTGAATCCCCGTCACTTGATCCTTCCCATCTTGCTCCTCGCCATCGGCTGCCAGGCCAGCCCTGGGCCGACCGCCCTTCCCATCACACCCACCGCTCCGGCGCCGGGGCCTTTCCCCTCGCTGACCCCAGCGCCCCCGGGCGGCACGCTCATCGTCGGCCTGGATGCTGCAGTAGATAGCCTCGACCCAGCAGCCGCCTATGGTGCTGCCTCGCATATCGCCCGCTGCCTGTATGATACCCTGGTGGACGTGGACACCAAGGGGCGTATCCGGCCCGCACTGGCCACCTCCTGGGTGGTCTCACCCCAGGGCGATGCGTGGACCTTCACTATCCGCCCCGACGTGCACTTCCACGACGGCCATACCCTCACCGCCGCCGACGTGGCCCACACCTTCCGCCGGCTGACCGAGGACACCGAGCAGTATGGCTGGCCCGACCCGTTCGCCATCATCCGCAGCGTGCGCGCCATCGGCGATTCAACGGTGGTCTTCACCCTCACCCGACCCTGTGCCTCCTTCGCCGAGATCCTGGCGGACCCGCGAGCGGGCATCGTCCCTGCGGACAGCGGGGATTCGCTGGCTGAGCACCCAGTTGGCACAGGACCCTTCCGCTTCGCCGGTTGGGTGCGAGATGACTACGTGCGCCTGGTGCGCAACGAGGACTATTACCAGGGGCCCGGCGTCCCAGCACTGGCTGAGGTGATCTTCCGCATCCTGCCAAATGCGGAGGTGCGAGCGAAGGAACTGGAGCGCGGGGCGATAGACGTAGCCCTGGCTATCGCGCCTGAGCGGGTGCCAACTTTAGCCCAAAACGGCTTCGTTATCCGACCGGTGCCCCTGGGCGCGGTGGTCATGCTCGCCATAAACCATGCCCGACCGCCGTTCGACGACCCCCGTGTGCGCCAGGCCCTTTGCTATGCAGTAGACCGGGCCCTACTAGTCCGCGAGGCCGAGGGCGGCTACGGGTATCCGGTTGTCGGGCCGCTGCCACCGTCCAGCCCATTCTACCAGGACTTCGCTGCCCGCTATCCACCCGACCTCTGGAAAGCCAGGATGTTGCTGGCGGAGGCCCACGTCAATCTCAGGGTAAGCATCCTGGCGGCGCGGGCCTATCCTGCTCACGTCCGAGCAGCCCAGGTGGTAGCCTCACAACTGGGCCAGGTAGGTATCCAGGCCACCGTGCAGGAATTGGATTGGGCGACATTCTCCCGTCGAGTATTCGGCGACCGCGACTACGACCTGGCCCTGGTAGGTCACACGGCCCGCTTGGCCCCAGAGTCTATGCTTTGGCGCTACGCAAGCGACTCTCCGGACAATTATTCTGGGTACGGGAGTACCGATTACGATGCACTGGTCGCCAAGGCAGGGGCCCTGAATGACACCCTCGTGCGGGCTCAGGTCTATGAGGCCATGCAATCCCAACTACTGGACGACGCTGTGGCTGTTTTCCTGTACGCCCCGGCTCAGGTGACGGCCCATCGCGCCACCGTGCTGGGCTTGGAGGCAGGCCCGGTGGACGGCTACGACCTGCGAACGGTGCGATACGCCGAGCCACCCGCGCCCGAGACGCCCCCGCCTCCCATCACAGAGGTCCCATCGCCCTGGCCGACTAAAACGGAGGTTGCACCGCCAGTGCTAACGGAGACCATGCCACCGACGCCCCTCCCCACAGCGACAGCACCCGGATACCCTGTGGCGACGGGCACGATCACACCTGCCCTGCCCACCGCGCCCCCTGTACCGGGCGGCTATCCCGCCCCCGAGACGCCAGCCTACCCGCCGCCCTCGTCCGGGCAATGAGCAAGGGGAAAGTAACCATGAGCGAACAACAGCCAGTAACCGATATCCCGGGCATTGACCCCGACCGCCAGCGAGTGGCGCAGGAATACGCGCGTCTCCGCTATCGCTTGTTGGCCCTCGACCTGGCATTGAGCGCGGCCTATGTCCTCCTTTGGCTGTTCAGTGGCCTCTCGGTGGCGGTGCGCGAGCGGCTGGCAACTCTGTCTCAGTGGCCTCTATTCGTAGTGGCTGGATACACCATCGTCTTCTTTGCCGCCTATGGGCTCCTTCTGGCACCGCTGGGTTATTACAGTGGCTTTGTGCTGCCCCACCGCTATGGCCTCTCCACCCAGACCCGGCGTGGCTGGATCGTGGATATGGTCAAAAGCAGTGCCCTCGGTGGGGCCATGACCCTGCTGGTGATGGAAGTCCTGTACGCTTTGCTGCGGATGGCGCCTGAGACCTGGTGGCTTTATATGGCCGCTTTCCTGCTCTTCGTGCAGGTCGTCCTGGCGACGCTGGCCCCCATACTCATCATGCCCATCTTCTGGAAACTGCGCCCCTTGGCCGACGAGGTTCTGGCTGAGCGGCTGGAGAACTTAGCCCGTCGGGCGGGACAGAGGGTGCGCGGCGTCTTCGTGATGGATATGAGCACCCGCACGCGAGCGGCCAACGCCATGCTGATGGGACTCTTCGGCACCCGCCGCATCGTGCTGGGGGATACCTTGCTAGACCAATACACTCCCGATGAGATCGAGACCATCCTGGCCCACGAGTTGGCCCACCATGTGCACCATGACATCGGATGGAGCATCGTGTTGGACGTATTTCATACGATTATCGTCTTGTATTTGAGCCACCTGACCCTTCGTTGGGGGCTGGCGCGAGCGGGATTCGCTGCGCCGGGCGACGTGGCAGCATTCCCCATCCTGGCGGCAGTACTGGGTGGCTTCAGCGTCCTCACCACGCCGCTGACCAACGCCTACTCGCGCTGGCGGGAGAGCCTGGCGGACGGCTATGCACTAGTGATGACCGGCAACGCCAATGCCTTCATCTCCAGCGAGGTGAAATTGGTGAACCAGAACCTGGCTGTCCTTTGGCCAGAGGCTTGGGTTGAAGCCTTGCTGTACACCCATCCTGCGCCCGGACGGCGTATCACGCGGGCGATGGCATTTCAGAGAGAGAAAGAGGGCACGCAATGATCAGACCCGATGGCACATTCGATTTCCTCACCGAACTGATGACGGTCGTGGAGGACTTCTTGGCCGAATACGAGCGCTGCGAAGGCCCATTCCGCAACTCATTGGAGAAAGGGCTGGTAATCTCCTACGTCCTGGGTACTATGCGCCAGGACCTCGATGCTCTCTGGGAGGCGCTGGAAAGAGCACCCGTTTTCAGGGGCGTCTCACCGCGTCGGGCTTACGAGGAGTACGGTGAGGCAGGAGAGCCAGGGCCTGACCTCCTGGCGGCCATCCGCGAACGCGGTTGGGTGGAATAATTCCGCGTGGGAGCCGTCTCCAGATGGCGATCCGCTGGTCGCAGTCTGGAGATTACCCCCACTTAGGACAACTACAAGTTGTTCCGGTGGCGAGGCAAAAGGGACGGTCCGATACCTGCCCTTGATTCGTGCTTCTACCCCTCTTCTGGTTCATAGAGCGCTGGGCCGACAGGCACGCCTACCTTGGGCAAGCCAATCAAGAGCGGCGTGCCCACCACTGCTGCCCCTAAGGCGAAGGTCAGGCGTTCCACTGGAGCAATGAAAACCAGGGTGGCCCACAGTGCGCGAGGCAATTTGAACAGGTTCAGCGCTAACAGGTTCCCGACCGTCTGAGAAACCACGATGCCGGTCAGGGTAGTCAGGAACACCGCCACAAACAGCCGGGTGGGATTGGTACTGGATAGCCAGCCTTTGAAAACCGTCGCCAATAAACCTATGGCCACCACCCCCAGCAGGTAAACTGTGGGCATGAACCAGGCCTGACGCCCCAACGGAAAGAGATACCAGGCCAAGCCCAAGACGATGATCGCTACCAGTGGGACCAGCCATTGCCTGCGCATAGCGAAGCCAGCGGCGATCGCGCCCGCCGTGGGTACGAGGAAAGTGGGCGGTCCGGCCCAGAAGGTGTTCGGGGCGAGCAGTCCCCCGATGATGGAGCCGATGGCAGCACAGAGCCCCCCGGCTAGTGGCCCGAAAAACACACCTGACAACGAGACCAGCGCCGAAGCGATGCTGAATGAGCCACCCGTCCCCAATATGGGGAAGGATGGCAGAAGGCTGGCCGCCGCGAGTACCGCTGCCCACACTGCAATGACAGCCATGTGGACCGGCATAGATTTCCTCGACATTTCATTCCTCCTGAGTAGTATGCGTGAGTGCAAGCACCGATTTTGTTATCTCCGAATCCGCCCGCTCGAGCAGGTAATGACGCGCTGCCTCGACTAAAAGGGCGGTGGCAAACGGGATGGCATCCTCATCAATGTCGAAGTGTGACGTGTGGGTCTGGCGTGGCACACCGTCTTTCGGACGCGCTCCAACGAGGAAGTACACGCCTGGTACGTGGCGGGCCAACAAACCAAAATCCTCAGAGACGGGGCTGGGCTTTTCTGGCAACACGTGGAGTCCCAACACCTGTCCCGCCACGCGCCGGATCAATTCTGTCAAAGCAACGTCATTGACGGTGGCCGGATGACCACCGGAGATGCGCAACTCGTAATCTCCACCCTGACAACGGGTCAGTTCACAGGCTTCCCGCAATCCGTCCAGTATTTGCTGGCGCACCTGGGGGTTGAAACTGCGAATAGTGCCAGTCAACACGACGTGGTCGGCCAAGATATTGGATTTGCGCCCTCCCGAGATGGTGCCCACTGTGATCACGCCCACTTCCATAGGATCAATGCGCCGCGCCATAATGCTCTGGATCGCATTGACCACCTGGGCAGCCAGCACGATAGCGTCAATGCCGCGGTGCGGGTAAGCCCCATGACAAGCCTGGCCGAGGATAGCGAGTTCAAAAGTATCGGTGGCGGCCAGGATTGGCCCTGGCGAGACCAGCATCGTCCCCACAGGCGTATCACCCACCATATGCGCGGCCATCACTGCATCTACGCCCTCCATAACACCTGCCTCCAGGAGGCGTTGCGCTCCGCTTCGCCCTTCGTCGTCCACGGTCTCTTCGGCAGGCTGGAAGATCAGGCGCACTCGTCCAGGCAAATCCATTTCTCGTAGCAGGGATGCTGCACCCAACAATGCCGCCACGTGGGCATCGTGGCCACAAGCATGCATCACCCCAGGGACCTCAGAGGCGTAGGAGACGGTGTTTCGTTCCTGTATCGGTAGCGCATCCATGTCGGCTCGCAAGGCCACCGTAGGCCCCTCACCAGCCCCCACCTCGGCCACCACGCCTGTCCCGCCTACACCCATCTTGGGCGTGGTGCCCAAGACGGCAAGTTCGTCGGCCACGAGGCGCGCAGTCTCTACCTCCTGGAAGCCCAACTCTGGGTGGCGGTGGATACGCCGCCGAACGGAGACCAGGTGGTCTTGCAGTTGTTTAGCCTTTTCCAGTGTGGGGTGCACAGTAGTGACTCCTATCACCTTCTCTTCTGGCGAGAATACGTTCGCCCATTTCCCTGACGGTTAGCACGTCGCGTGGAAACCCCCATTTCTCAGGCATGGCCTGGGCCAGTTGCGTG
Coding sequences within it:
- a CDS encoding nucleic acid-binding protein; the protein is MGTGELSIAVADAGPLIHLTEIGCLPLLRIFDALHIPDAVWSETVEQDRVPRDDVLKLSTVQRHTLSQSEVTRFTQENSLEDLHDGERECLYLCQQIGVSILLTDDLAVRDAAKRLNLTAVGSLGIVVRAYRLGHISLADAEQHITDLYDVSSLFATRTIVELAIEQLRKHSGQG
- a CDS encoding M48 family metallopeptidase; the protein is MSEQQPVTDIPGIDPDRQRVAQEYARLRYRLLALDLALSAAYVLLWLFSGLSVAVRERLATLSQWPLFVVAGYTIVFFAAYGLLLAPLGYYSGFVLPHRYGLSTQTRRGWIVDMVKSSALGGAMTLLVMEVLYALLRMAPETWWLYMAAFLLFVQVVLATLAPILIMPIFWKLRPLADEVLAERLENLARRAGQRVRGVFVMDMSTRTRAANAMLMGLFGTRRIVLGDTLLDQYTPDEIETILAHELAHHVHHDIGWSIVLDVFHTIIVLYLSHLTLRWGLARAGFAAPGDVAAFPILAAVLGGFSVLTTPLTNAYSRWRESLADGYALVMTGNANAFISSEVKLVNQNLAVLWPEAWVEALLYTHPAPGRRITRAMAFQREKEGTQ
- a CDS encoding amidohydrolase, whose protein sequence is MHPTLEKAKQLQDHLVSVRRRIHRHPELGFQEVETARLVADELAVLGTTPKMGVGGTGVVAEVGAGEGPTVALRADMDALPIQERNTVSYASEVPGVMHACGHDAHVAALLGAASLLREMDLPGRVRLIFQPAEETVDDEGRSGAQRLLEAGVMEGVDAVMAAHMVGDTPVGTMLVSPGPILAATDTFELAILGQACHGAYPHRGIDAIVLAAQVVNAIQSIMARRIDPMEVGVITVGTISGGRKSNILADHVVLTGTIRSFNPQVRQQILDGLREACELTRCQGGDYELRISGGHPATVNDVALTELIRRVAGQVLGLHVLPEKPSPVSEDFGLLARHVPGVYFLVGARPKDGVPRQTHTSHFDIDEDAIPFATALLVEAARHYLLERADSEITKSVLALTHTTQEE